A window from Zingiber officinale cultivar Zhangliang chromosome 7A, Zo_v1.1, whole genome shotgun sequence encodes these proteins:
- the LOC122000790 gene encoding phosphatidylinositol 4-kinase gamma 4-like, with protein sequence MSSSGVLSLIPNREDSPMFPVRFDGSRSPHCLPESILIYLAVAGSSVIPLRVLESESIASVKLRIQSYRGFAVKKQKLVFDGRELSRNNNLVRDYGVGDGHVLHLIIRLSDLRCITVRTISRKTYNFQVERSRNVGYIKLQLAKRGNHLSDIINHKLIYDGEELDDSQLIDDIDKNNDAVIHLLIRRCAQVSTETVEKDFELSIYSADVTEKEEVDDLQIVARNLLYEGLLIKPLYDLKVELSPVITDLIRSAALGLEKGNLPIMSSEGSGGAYFMQDACGHKYVALFKPIDEEPMAENNPRGLPLSTDGEGLKKGTRVGKGAIREVAAYILDHPVSGPRLSDEVGFAGVPPTTMVRCFDHGFHHTEGYHYVPNNFKIGSLQAFVENYGSCEDMGPQAFPVQEVHKICVLDIRLANADRHAGNILICKDEDEGRMMLVPIDHGYCLPENFEDCTFEWLYWPQAHRQFNEATIDYIKSLDAEADIELLKNYGLELASDSECTRTLRISTMLLKKGVERGLTPYEIGSIMCRETVLKESKLEEMIREAKDAVLPGTSEAAFLETLSEIMDHHLVKFDL encoded by the exons ATGTCGTCCTCCGGAGTTCTTTCTCTCATCCCCAACCGGGAGGATTCACCGATGTTCCCCGTACGGTTTGACGGTAGCCGGTCCCCGCATTGTTTGCCGGAGTCCATCCTTATCTATCTTGCGGTCGCTGGGTCATCTGTGATTCCACTACGAGTATTGGAGTCTGAATCCATTGCCTCTGTGAAGCTTCGGATCCAGAGTTATAGAGGGTTTGCTGTGAAGAAGCAAAAGCTGGTATTTGATGGCCGAGAGCTGTCTCGGAATAATAACCTAGTCCGAGACTATGGGGTCGGCGATGGACATGTTCTGCACCTCATAATTAGGCTCTCCGATCTGCGATGCATCACTGTAAGAACCATCTCTAGGAAAACATACAATTTCCAAGTTGAACGGAGCCGCAACGTTGGGTATATCAAACTGCAACTCGCAAAGAGGGGTAATCACCTCAGCGATATCATCAACCACAAGCTCATATATGACGGTGAGGAGCTAGATGATTCTCAGTtgattgatgatattgataagaATAATGATGCTGTGATCCACTTGTTGATCCGCAGATGCGCGCAAGTTAGTACAGAAACCGTGGAAAAGGATTTTGAACTGTCAATTTACTCTGCTGATGTGACTGAAAAGGAAGAAGTTGATGATCTTCAAATTGTTGCTAGGAACCTGCTGTATGAGGGTCTTCTGATTAAGCCACTTTACGATTTGAAAGTTGAATTGTCTCCTGTGATTACAGACTTGATCAGGTCTGCTGCCTTAGGATTGGAGAAGGGTAATCTACCAATCATGTCATCGGAAGGTTCTGGGGGAGCATACTTTATGCAAGATGCTTGTGGACACAAGTATGTAGCGCTGTTTAAGCCAATTGATGAGGAGCCAATGGCAGAAAATAATCCTCGAGGGTTACCTTTGTCAACTGATGGTGAAGGGCTGAAGAAAGGGACACGAGTTGGGAAAGGAGCAATAAGGGAGGTTGCAGCATACATCCTTGATCATCCTGTCAGTGGGCCTCGATTATCTGATGAAGTTGGATTTGCTGGTGTTCCTCCAACAACCATGGTGCGGTGTTTCGATCATGGTTTTCATCATACAGAGGGGTATCACTATGTACCCAACAACTTCAAGATTGGATCCTTACAAGCATTTGTGGAAAACTATGGAAGCTGTGAGGATATGGGACCTCAAGCATTTCCAGTCCAGGAGGTTCATAAGATATGTGTTCTGGATATTCGGTTGGCGAATGCAGATCGCCATGCTGGAAATATATTGATATGCAAGGATGAAGATGAGGGGCGGATGATGCTGGTTCCCATTGATCATGGATATTGCTTGCCTGAGAAT TTTGAAGATTGCACCTTTGAGTGGCTCTACTGGCCCCAAGCTCACCGACAATTCAATGAAGCGACCATCGATTACATAAAATCACTAGATGCTGAAGCAGATATTGAGCTCCTCAAAAATTACGGGCTGGAACTCGCATCAGACTCTGAATGCACTCGCACTCTCCGCATCTCAACCATGCTCTTGAAGAAGGGGGTGGAAAGAGGGCTCACTCCCTATGAAATTGGAAGCATTATGTGTAGGGAAACAGTGTTGAAGGAATCAAAACTTGAGGAGATGATCCGTGAAGCAAAGGATGCTGTTCTTCCAGGCACTAGTGAAGCCGCGTTCCTGGAGACTCTTTCTGAGATCATGGATCATCATCTCGTCAAGTTTGATTTGTAG